In Ignavibacteriales bacterium, the following are encoded in one genomic region:
- a CDS encoding redoxin domain-containing protein, whose amino-acid sequence MSLKVGDKAPDFTLKSKNMTGEVKDYSLSDYKGKNVVLLFHPQAFTGVCTDEMCSITDGLNEYKDLNAEVLGISVDSIFTLDAWSKANNIGIPLLSDFNKEVIKSYDTIYPDGGFGFDMNGVSRRSAFVIDKDGVVQYAEVLESAGDLPNFDKIKEVLATLS is encoded by the coding sequence ATGTCTTTAAAAGTTGGCGATAAAGCCCCGGATTTTACACTCAAATCTAAAAACATGACCGGGGAAGTAAAGGATTATTCTCTTAGTGATTATAAAGGGAAAAATGTTGTCTTGCTGTTTCACCCTCAGGCTTTCACAGGTGTTTGCACAGATGAGATGTGCAGCATAACAGACGGACTAAATGAATACAAGGACTTGAATGCTGAAGTACTTGGCATTAGTGTTGATTCCATCTTTACACTTGATGCATGGTCAAAAGCAAACAATATAGGTATTCCACTATTAAGTGACTTTAACAAGGAAGTTATTAAATCATACGATACAATTTATCCGGACGGCGGGTTTGGTTTTGATATGAATGGTGTCTCGAGAAGAAGCGCATTTGTAATAGATAAGGACGGGGTTGTACAATATGCTGAAGTTTTGGAAAGTGCCGGCGACCTTCCTAATTTTGATAAAATCAAAGAAGTTCTCGCAACGCTTTCTTAA
- a CDS encoding T9SS type A sorting domain-containing protein: MSVSLTDSTDVTTLVTTPYSNLDGISLDRNDHVYCSSYSGNLVFRYDINFASSPAVVVNTGLSAPADIYVNRGTDTLAVPNAGNNTVSFIPLTVPTTIQQTNNIADGYSLKQNYPNPFNPSTNISFEIKKKGLVTLKVYDILGNEVASLVNEELNSGSYNITFDASNFTSGVYFYELRSGSFKDTKKMLLVK; this comes from the coding sequence ATGAGTGTAAGTCTTACGGATTCTACCGATGTAACAACCCTGGTAACAACGCCTTACAGTAATCTTGACGGTATTTCTCTGGATAGAAATGATCACGTCTATTGTTCGTCCTATAGTGGTAACTTGGTCTTCAGATACGACATTAACTTTGCCTCTTCCCCTGCAGTAGTTGTCAATACAGGTCTTTCTGCTCCGGCGGATATATATGTAAATAGAGGTACCGACACGCTCGCTGTACCAAATGCAGGTAACAATACTGTAAGCTTTATTCCTTTAACAGTTCCGACAACTATACAACAGACAAACAATATTGCCGATGGGTATTCTCTGAAGCAAAACTATCCCAACCCATTCAACCCCTCGACAAACATCTCATTTGAGATAAAAAAGAAGGGATTGGTAACATTGAAAGTGTATGATATACTTGGCAATGAGGTAGCATCACTTGTAAATGAGGAGCTAAACTCAGGAAGCTATAATATAACATTCGACGCTTCCAATTTTACAAGCGGGGTTTATTTTTATGAATTACGATCGGGAAGTTTTAAAGATACCAAAAAAATGTTATTAGTAAAATAA
- a CDS encoding nitrite reductase (NAD(P)H) small subunit, with translation MDKDYVKLCKTSEVYNKKGKLFRIDDETEVVIFKVNDNFYAVDNVCPHNHSPLIYDGYIEGMYVACPVHGFQFHLETGEQPTKMGCKLRTFPLKIENEVIYVKKPDRKIFDFKWD, from the coding sequence ATGGATAAAGACTACGTAAAACTTTGTAAGACATCTGAAGTTTACAATAAAAAAGGAAAACTGTTTCGGATAGACGATGAAACGGAAGTTGTCATATTTAAAGTAAATGACAATTTCTACGCAGTGGATAACGTCTGTCCTCATAACCATTCTCCGCTTATCTATGATGGATATATCGAGGGAATGTATGTAGCCTGCCCCGTTCATGGATTCCAGTTCCACCTGGAGACCGGAGAACAACCTACAAAGATGGGGTGCAAACTGAGAACTTTTCCTCTAAAAATTGAGAATGAAGTTATCTATGTAAAGAAGCCGGATAGAAAGATATTCGATTTTAAATGGGACTGA
- a CDS encoding phosphatase PAP2 family protein, with amino-acid sequence MGLEMIFDGIDSWLFYFFNKTLANPFFNSFMPFITETKHWYIFYFLVGLYLVIKGGTRGRVAVILAIILILGTDQFSNLLKEFFGRVRPCHSLPNVNLLVGCNDSYSFPSNHAMNNFAAAFLFTYFYPKLKWWFYIAATIISLSRVFCGVHYPFDLVAGAAVGILWAMLLVYIWKKFNEKFKILQN; translated from the coding sequence ATGGGCCTAGAGATGATTTTCGATGGAATAGATTCCTGGCTGTTTTACTTTTTCAATAAGACGCTGGCAAATCCCTTCTTCAATTCCTTCATGCCGTTTATCACCGAGACTAAACACTGGTACATCTTTTACTTTCTTGTAGGGCTTTACCTGGTTATCAAAGGCGGGACGAGAGGCAGGGTTGCAGTTATACTTGCAATAATACTGATACTCGGAACAGACCAGTTTTCAAATCTCTTAAAAGAATTTTTTGGAAGAGTAAGGCCATGTCACTCCCTTCCAAATGTAAACTTGCTTGTAGGATGCAACGATTCATATTCGTTTCCATCTAACCATGCAATGAATAATTTTGCTGCTGCGTTTCTGTTTACTTATTTTTATCCGAAATTAAAATGGTGGTTTTATATTGCAGCAACTATCATATCGCTTTCGAGAGTATTTTGCGGCGTGCATTACCCGTTCGACCTGGTGGCCGGAGCGGCAGTAGGAATTTTATGGGCTATGCTGTTGGTTTACATATGGAAAAAGTTTAACGAGAAGTTCAAAATCTTGCAAAATTGA
- a CDS encoding GNAT family N-acetyltransferase, with amino-acid sequence MGIKICKTEEILPLRMLVLRPGRQVEEGKFPGDEDPSTFHLGLFEGDKLISIASFYKEDKKGYDGVGYRLRSMATDPVSQGKGYGKKILDFGINELKNRKADYLWCNARTKATSFYRNFGFSIISEEFEIPTIGPHFEMMLKLDQD; translated from the coding sequence ATGGGAATTAAAATCTGCAAAACAGAAGAAATACTCCCTCTCAGGATGTTAGTACTGCGGCCGGGCAGACAGGTCGAAGAAGGAAAGTTTCCGGGCGATGAGGATCCATCAACTTTCCACCTGGGATTATTCGAAGGAGATAAACTTATTTCGATCGCCTCCTTTTATAAAGAGGATAAAAAAGGTTATGACGGTGTTGGTTACCGTCTTAGAAGCATGGCAACAGATCCCGTTTCACAGGGCAAAGGCTACGGTAAAAAGATACTGGACTTTGGAATAAACGAACTCAAAAATAGGAAGGCTGATTATCTCTGGTGCAACGCAAGAACAAAGGCAACCAGCTTTTATAGAAATTTCGGCTTCTCGATTATTTCGGAAGAGTTCGAAATCCCCACGATCGGTCCTCACTTTGAAATGATGTTAAAACTGGATCAAGATTGA
- the rpsO gene encoding 30S ribosomal protein S15 translates to MGLTTEEKKEIITKFGKNEKDSGKPEVQIAILTKRIKDLSADHFSKHKKDHHSNTGLLKMVGKRRKLLRYLENTDIERYRKVVKDLELRK, encoded by the coding sequence ATGGGACTAACAACAGAAGAAAAAAAGGAGATCATCACTAAATTTGGTAAGAATGAAAAGGATTCCGGAAAACCGGAAGTTCAGATCGCTATCTTAACAAAAAGGATAAAGGACCTCTCCGCCGACCATTTCAGCAAACACAAGAAGGACCATCACTCAAATACAGGTCTTCTTAAAATGGTAGGGAAAAGAAGAAAACTCCTGAGATATCTGGAAAACACAGACATCGAAAGGTACAGAAAGGTTGTAAAAGACCTTGAACTCAGAAAGTAA
- the queG gene encoding tRNA epoxyqueuosine(34) reductase QueG — MSLSKRELTIKIKNICANEGFSKVGIAKAEKLTEEEPYFKKWLAEEMNGDMKWMNNSFEKRLDPRRIDENIRSVISLAYLYDTPVLHSNDTNIPKISRYAWGKRDYHKVLKKKLKSVCRSIEELSPEIETRTYVDNGPVMDKAWAVRSGIGWMGKHTNVINPDIGSFFFLCEIFLNFELEYDEPIEDLCKNCALCINACPTGAIYDEYKLDANLCISYQTIENKNEIPDDISLEGWIFGCDICQDVCPYNGRKVFTEDGNFYPRPDVINKTYDEQLGMTEEEFNSIFEGTPIRRTKYSGWMRNLKKAKQEVS, encoded by the coding sequence ATGAGCCTTTCCAAAAGGGAATTAACCATAAAGATCAAAAATATTTGCGCGAATGAGGGCTTTTCAAAAGTAGGAATTGCAAAAGCAGAGAAGCTAACAGAAGAAGAACCGTATTTTAAAAAATGGCTGGCAGAAGAGATGAATGGCGACATGAAATGGATGAATAATTCGTTTGAAAAAAGGCTTGACCCGCGACGAATAGACGAAAATATAAGATCTGTTATCTCATTGGCATATTTATATGATACCCCCGTATTGCATTCGAATGATACTAATATTCCTAAGATCTCGCGCTATGCATGGGGAAAGAGGGATTATCATAAAGTTCTCAAAAAGAAACTAAAGTCTGTTTGCAGATCTATTGAGGAACTATCCCCGGAGATCGAAACACGGACATATGTTGACAACGGACCGGTTATGGATAAAGCCTGGGCAGTTCGCTCCGGTATCGGCTGGATGGGCAAACACACAAATGTTATTAACCCGGATATTGGAAGCTTTTTCTTCCTCTGTGAGATCTTTCTCAATTTCGAACTCGAGTATGACGAACCGATTGAGGACCTTTGCAAAAATTGCGCTCTTTGTATAAACGCCTGTCCGACAGGAGCTATTTATGATGAGTACAAACTCGACGCTAATCTTTGCATTTCGTATCAGACGATCGAGAATAAGAATGAAATACCCGATGACATTTCGCTCGAGGGCTGGATATTCGGATGTGATATCTGCCAGGACGTTTGCCCGTATAACGGCAGGAAAGTATTTACAGAGGACGGTAACTTCTACCCGAGACCGGACGTAATTAATAAAACATATGATGAGCAGCTTGGGATGACAGAGGAAGAGTTTAATTCAATATTCGAAGGTACCCCGATTCGCCGGACAAAATATTCCGGCTGGATGAGAAATCTTAAAAAAGCTAAACAAGAAGTTTCATAA
- the pnp gene encoding polyribonucleotide nucleotidyltransferase produces MTHRKSIEIGGRTLTLETGKLAKQAGGAVLVSLDENVVLCTATAKDEPNPGQDFFPLTVDYREKTASVGKIPGGFFKREGRPSEKEILSSRLIDRPIRPMFPDGFFNETQILCSVYSSDGQVDPDVIAATGASAALLISNIPFDNPIAEVRVSRVDGQLMINPTHEQLDKADYDITVAGTVDSVVMVEGEANEISEDEFLEAIKFAHSNIAKLCEFQKEFAAEVAKPKMEVTPPEVNQELLSQINDLYLNEITAILSNPDLKKAERHDAKKELDTRVLTTLEEKYTAEEKEFDAKEAGEIMHDIQSDILRNRILKEKIRLDGRGLTDIRAISCEVGVLPRTHGSALFTRGETQSLTTVTLGTKRDEQLIEGLKELSTKRFILHYNFPPFSTGEVGGRPGPGRREVGHGNLAERALKKVLPSEDDFPYTIRVVSDILESNGSSSMATVCAGSMALMDAGVKTKMPVAGIAMGLIKEGDDVAVLSDILGDEDHFGDMDFKVAGTENGITSIQMDIKITGISFDIMQTALTQAKAGRLHILSKMNEAISVPRESISNYAPHLYSMYVPVDMIGTVIGPGGKMIRHIIAESGAEIDIDDEGKVTIAAVSGDSAHIAKDMIAKLTEVPEAGKTYTGKVKSIKDFGAFIEILPGKEGLLHISEIDHKRINKVEDALKMGQEIEVKLLGIDNMGKLKLSRKALLPKPERQPEKQ; encoded by the coding sequence ATGACACACAGAAAAAGTATTGAGATTGGCGGTAGAACGTTAACGCTCGAAACAGGAAAATTAGCAAAACAGGCAGGGGGAGCGGTTCTGGTATCGCTTGATGAAAACGTTGTGTTATGCACTGCTACGGCTAAAGACGAACCAAATCCCGGTCAGGATTTTTTCCCGCTAACTGTTGATTACAGGGAAAAAACAGCATCGGTAGGAAAAATTCCCGGCGGATTTTTCAAAAGAGAAGGAAGACCATCAGAAAAGGAGATCCTCTCTTCAAGATTAATAGACAGACCTATCCGTCCAATGTTTCCGGATGGATTTTTTAACGAAACACAGATATTATGCTCGGTGTATTCATCTGACGGCCAGGTAGATCCCGACGTGATCGCGGCTACCGGCGCATCCGCAGCATTATTGATCTCAAATATACCTTTCGACAATCCCATAGCAGAGGTTAGAGTCTCAAGGGTCGACGGACAGCTTATGATCAACCCTACTCACGAACAATTGGATAAAGCAGATTATGATATTACTGTTGCAGGTACAGTTGATTCTGTAGTTATGGTCGAAGGTGAAGCAAATGAAATCTCTGAAGATGAATTTTTGGAAGCGATTAAGTTTGCTCACAGCAACATTGCAAAACTTTGTGAATTCCAGAAGGAATTTGCTGCTGAGGTCGCAAAACCAAAAATGGAGGTAACGCCTCCTGAAGTTAACCAGGAATTGCTCAGCCAGATAAACGATCTATATTTAAATGAAATAACTGCGATACTTTCCAATCCTGATCTTAAAAAGGCGGAAAGACACGACGCTAAGAAAGAACTTGATACAAGAGTTTTAACTACTCTAGAAGAAAAATACACAGCCGAAGAAAAGGAATTCGATGCAAAAGAAGCAGGAGAAATAATGCATGATATACAGAGCGATATTCTCCGTAACAGGATACTAAAGGAAAAGATAAGGCTTGACGGCAGAGGGCTTACCGACATTAGAGCAATTTCATGCGAGGTAGGAGTTCTCCCGAGAACCCACGGCTCGGCGTTATTCACTCGAGGTGAGACACAAAGTTTAACAACAGTTACTCTTGGCACCAAAAGAGACGAACAGCTTATCGAAGGATTAAAGGAATTGTCTACAAAGAGATTTATCCTTCATTACAACTTCCCGCCCTTCAGTACAGGTGAAGTTGGCGGAAGACCGGGACCGGGACGTAGAGAAGTTGGACACGGTAACCTGGCTGAAAGAGCATTGAAGAAAGTTCTTCCTTCCGAGGATGATTTCCCATATACTATCAGGGTAGTATCTGATATACTTGAATCAAACGGGTCCTCATCTATGGCTACTGTTTGCGCAGGTTCGATGGCACTTATGGATGCCGGTGTTAAGACCAAGATGCCTGTTGCGGGTATTGCGATGGGTCTCATAAAAGAAGGTGACGATGTAGCTGTGCTGTCCGATATTCTCGGCGATGAAGATCACTTCGGCGATATGGACTTTAAAGTTGCCGGTACCGAGAACGGAATAACATCCATCCAGATGGATATTAAGATAACCGGTATTTCTTTTGATATCATGCAGACGGCATTGACGCAAGCAAAAGCAGGAAGGCTTCACATACTCAGCAAGATGAACGAAGCTATTTCTGTACCGAGAGAGTCGATCTCAAATTATGCACCGCATCTCTATTCAATGTATGTACCAGTTGATATGATCGGTACTGTGATCGGACCGGGTGGTAAAATGATAAGGCATATCATTGCGGAAAGCGGAGCCGAGATAGACATCGACGACGAAGGTAAAGTAACAATTGCGGCAGTAAGCGGAGACAGCGCTCACATCGCTAAAGATATGATCGCGAAACTTACCGAAGTACCTGAAGCAGGTAAGACATACACCGGTAAAGTAAAATCTATCAAAGACTTCGGAGCATTTATAGAAATACTTCCGGGAAAGGAAGGACTTCTCCATATCTCTGAAATAGATCATAAACGTATTAATAAAGTTGAAGATGCTCTTAAAATGGGTCAGGAAATAGAGGTTAAGCTTCTCGGCATTGATAATATGGGCAAGCTAAAGCTCAGCCGTAAAGCGCTTCTGCCTAAACCCGAACGTCAACCTGAAAAACAATAA
- a CDS encoding 2-C-methyl-D-erythritol 2,4-cyclodiphosphate synthase, with translation METPNFRIGFGYDIHRFADGRKFILGGVEIPYSMGLDGHSDADVLLHSLCDAILGAAGFEDIGHQFPNTDPEFKDISSLVLLEESMKLADSAGWKIANTDIMVILEDPKIYPHIPEMKKNISGIINCDTISIKATTNEGLGGVGRGEGCACYSVVLLYK, from the coding sequence ATGGAAACCCCCAATTTCAGGATAGGTTTTGGATATGATATCCACAGGTTCGCTGATGGAAGAAAATTCATTCTTGGCGGAGTGGAAATCCCTTATTCTATGGGATTGGATGGTCATTCCGATGCAGATGTACTTCTGCATTCTTTGTGTGATGCTATTCTTGGAGCAGCAGGGTTTGAAGATATAGGGCATCAATTCCCAAATACAGACCCGGAATTCAAGGATATATCCAGTCTTGTATTATTGGAAGAATCAATGAAACTTGCCGATTCAGCCGGTTGGAAGATTGCAAACACTGATATAATGGTGATCCTGGAGGACCCAAAGATATACCCGCACATTCCGGAAATGAAGAAGAACATATCGGGAATTATTAACTGTGATACAATATCCATAAAAGCGACGACAAACGAGGGATTGGGAGGTGTCGGAAGAGGTGAAGGCTGTGCATGTTACTCGGTTGTATTATTATATAAATAA
- a CDS encoding S-adenosylmethionine:tRNA ribosyltransferase-isomerase: protein MNDPKKIRIENYSYELPEERIARYPLEKRDSSKLLVYKDGKISEDIFSHIAEYIPENSVVIFNDTKVIQARILFEREGSKPIEIFCLDPHNKPLETALNAKEQCTWVCMIGNLRKWRSGILDKDFKNGTLHAELKGNAGDNYLVEFSWEPDGITFSEILESIGETPIPPYLKRNAEESDRTRYQTIYAKHEGSVAAPTAGLHFTDEVLAKLRQKNIEMGKVTLHVGAGTFKPVKSELIGEHAMHSEFVTIPARTIDLLTENRNIVCVGTTSLRTIESIPYIAAKIFDPEIRIDQWEPYNDQFLSKTDQNPLKIIQNHLEMTGNDHISAQTGIMIVPGFKFKYTNILVTNFHQPNSTLLLLVSAFVGNDWQKIYDFALKNDFRFLSYGDSSILCRN from the coding sequence TTGAATGACCCCAAGAAAATACGCATCGAGAATTACTCATACGAACTTCCGGAAGAAAGGATTGCCCGCTACCCTCTTGAAAAACGGGATTCCTCTAAGCTGCTTGTTTACAAGGACGGAAAAATTTCCGAAGATATATTTAGTCATATCGCAGAATATATTCCCGAAAATTCAGTTGTAATTTTTAACGATACAAAAGTTATCCAGGCACGAATATTGTTCGAACGTGAAGGCTCAAAGCCTATAGAGATATTCTGTCTTGACCCGCATAATAAACCTCTAGAAACAGCCCTCAATGCAAAAGAGCAATGTACATGGGTATGCATGATCGGCAACTTGCGTAAATGGAGATCCGGAATACTCGACAAAGATTTTAAAAACGGAACACTCCACGCCGAACTAAAAGGTAATGCCGGGGATAATTATCTCGTAGAGTTTTCCTGGGAACCGGACGGTATTACATTTTCAGAGATCCTTGAATCGATCGGCGAGACTCCCATTCCCCCTTATCTTAAGCGAAATGCTGAAGAATCAGACAGAACCCGTTACCAGACAATCTATGCAAAACATGAAGGGTCCGTTGCTGCGCCAACTGCTGGACTTCACTTTACGGATGAAGTGTTAGCAAAACTTCGGCAAAAAAACATTGAGATGGGGAAAGTCACCCTTCATGTAGGAGCAGGAACATTCAAGCCGGTAAAATCGGAGCTGATCGGTGAGCATGCAATGCATAGCGAATTTGTAACCATTCCGGCGAGGACAATCGACCTTTTGACCGAAAATAGAAATATTGTTTGTGTTGGTACTACTTCTTTACGTACAATAGAGAGTATTCCTTATATAGCAGCTAAAATATTTGACCCGGAAATAAGAATTGATCAATGGGAGCCATATAATGATCAATTTTTATCAAAAACTGACCAAAATCCGTTAAAAATCATCCAAAATCACCTCGAAATGACCGGAAATGACCACATTTCTGCTCAAACAGGTATTATGATCGTACCGGGATTTAAGTTTAAATATACCAATATATTAGTTACAAATTTCCACCAACCGAATAGCACATTACTTTTGCTGGTTTCAGCCTTTGTGGGCAATGATTGGCAAAAAATATACGATTTTGCTCTCAAAAATGATTTCAGATTCCTCAGTTACGGAGATTCATCCATTCTCTGCAGAAATTAA
- a CDS encoding bifunctional riboflavin kinase/FAD synthetase produces the protein MKIARDLNEVEFDRKSAVTVGTFDGVHLGHRQIINEVNKVKEDKELRSVVITFDPHPQIVLRNKAKDIKLLNTTEEKLDHFRELDIDLVYIINFTKEFSQTHAVDFYKNYLINGVGLSDLVLGYDHMFGKNREGNFETLKELSNEYDFEVHKIDEFAPGGEHVSSTDIRHALETGDIPKASRLLGERYSITGTVVHGHKKGRELGYPTANIELDSHFKLIPRLGIYAVQAELEGKRYFGMMSIGYNPTVTDEKQLRIEVHIFDFDENVYGKKIKINLLEYLREEKKFDSLDELIKEMNSDKEKTLSIIEKLKNN, from the coding sequence ATGAAGATTGCAAGAGACCTTAACGAAGTAGAATTTGACAGGAAAAGCGCGGTAACAGTAGGCACGTTCGACGGTGTACACCTGGGACACAGACAGATAATTAATGAGGTTAATAAAGTAAAAGAGGACAAAGAATTAAGAAGTGTTGTAATAACATTCGACCCGCATCCTCAAATCGTTCTTAGAAATAAAGCTAAAGACATAAAGCTTTTAAACACAACAGAAGAGAAACTGGATCATTTTCGTGAGCTCGACATAGACCTGGTATATATCATAAACTTCACCAAAGAATTCTCACAAACACATGCAGTCGATTTTTACAAGAACTACCTTATAAACGGGGTAGGACTGTCCGATTTGGTTCTCGGCTATGACCACATGTTCGGCAAGAACAGGGAGGGCAACTTTGAGACACTGAAGGAATTAAGTAATGAATACGATTTCGAAGTACACAAGATAGATGAATTTGCGCCGGGCGGTGAGCATGTAAGCAGTACGGACATAAGACACGCTCTTGAAACAGGGGATATTCCCAAAGCAAGCAGGCTTCTCGGAGAGCGGTATTCTATCACAGGTACAGTGGTCCACGGTCACAAGAAAGGACGGGAACTTGGTTACCCGACTGCTAATATCGAGCTTGATTCACATTTTAAGCTTATCCCAAGACTCGGCATTTACGCCGTTCAGGCTGAACTAGAGGGTAAGAGATACTTCGGAATGATGAGCATTGGATATAACCCGACGGTTACCGATGAAAAGCAGCTGAGAATAGAAGTTCACATTTTCGATTTTGACGAAAATGTTTACGGCAAGAAGATTAAGATAAATCTTCTTGAATATCTCAGGGAGGAAAAGAAATTTGATTCCCTGGATGAATTAATAAAAGAAATGAATTCCGATAAGGAAAAAACATTATCAATAATAGAAAAACTAAAGAATAACTAA
- a CDS encoding OsmC family protein → MVEINITYEGDLHCRAVHGPSGVVIETDAPVDNQGKGESFSPTDLLATSFGVCNLTLMGICARGHDIDLMGTTVRVEKHMTKEKPRKVARLVVEINLPLGIPHNKRDVLEHAARACPVALSISPEVVIEQSFNYPD, encoded by the coding sequence ATGGTAGAGATCAACATAACATACGAAGGCGACCTCCACTGCCGGGCTGTTCATGGTCCCAGCGGGGTCGTCATCGAAACCGATGCTCCCGTCGATAACCAGGGTAAGGGCGAATCATTTTCACCAACTGATCTGCTTGCAACATCATTTGGAGTGTGTAACCTGACTTTAATGGGAATCTGTGCGCGTGGGCATGACATTGACCTTATGGGAACAACCGTCCGCGTGGAAAAACACATGACAAAAGAAAAACCTCGTAAAGTAGCAAGATTAGTTGTTGAAATAAATCTTCCCCTAGGAATACCTCATAATAAAAGGGACGTTCTCGAACATGCCGCTCGGGCATGTCCTGTGGCATTGAGCATCAGTCCGGAAGTAGTTATTGAGCAGAGCTTTAATTACCCTGACTAA
- a CDS encoding STAS domain-containing protein, whose amino-acid sequence MKFEVDKQPDKTIFKLENDTLGHELAADLKTELLFLQKEIDNQFIIDLGDVIKCDSSGISCLLMSERVEREKNRKLILRNVNESVMDIIKIARLERVFDFE is encoded by the coding sequence ATGAAATTCGAAGTAGACAAACAGCCTGACAAGACTATTTTTAAACTTGAAAACGATACTCTCGGTCATGAACTCGCCGCAGATCTAAAAACTGAGTTACTATTTCTGCAAAAGGAAATTGATAACCAGTTCATAATAGACCTCGGCGACGTGATAAAATGCGACAGCAGCGGTATATCATGCCTGCTTATGTCTGAAAGAGTAGAAAGAGAAAAGAACAGGAAACTTATTCTCAGGAATGTGAATGAAAGCGTGATGGATATTATAAAAATTGCGCGCCTTGAGAGAGTTTTCGACTTCGAATAA